A stretch of Haladaptatus cibarius D43 DNA encodes these proteins:
- a CDS encoding zinc-dependent alcohol dehydrogenase family protein — MRAAVLKAYGEPLSIEDVPNPDPEPHGVVVETEACGICRSDWHAWQGHGEWADDRVPIGQILGHEPAGTVIATGEQVRGIEQGDRIAVPFNLGRGHCEFCQNGHGNVCENGISLGFEADAPGAFAEQVHVPYADYNAVHLPENVSSVEMAGLGCRFVTAYHALAHRADLTPGDWVAVHGCGGVGLSAVHVADALGANVVAVDLDDDKLATARELGADETIQAESAHADSADVPAEIRNRVGEGGAHVSVDALGIAETCRNSIDCLRERGQHVQLGLTTDAERGEVSLPTDAMTMREITFLGSRGMPQTRYGELLRMLDRDVLSPGKLVSKTVSLENVPDRLDAMNDFGTSGIEVVEFSR, encoded by the coding sequence ATGCGCGCCGCAGTGCTGAAAGCCTATGGCGAACCGCTTTCCATCGAGGATGTCCCGAACCCCGACCCGGAACCGCACGGCGTCGTCGTCGAAACCGAAGCCTGCGGCATCTGCCGAAGCGACTGGCACGCGTGGCAGGGCCACGGCGAGTGGGCCGACGACCGAGTGCCAATCGGCCAGATTCTCGGTCACGAACCGGCAGGCACCGTCATCGCTACCGGCGAACAGGTGCGCGGCATCGAACAGGGCGACCGAATCGCGGTGCCGTTCAACCTCGGGCGCGGCCACTGCGAATTTTGCCAGAACGGCCACGGAAACGTCTGTGAAAACGGGATTTCGCTCGGTTTCGAGGCGGACGCGCCCGGCGCGTTCGCCGAACAGGTGCACGTCCCCTACGCCGACTACAATGCGGTTCATCTCCCTGAAAACGTCTCTTCTGTCGAGATGGCGGGACTCGGCTGTCGGTTCGTAACGGCTTATCACGCGCTCGCCCACCGTGCAGACCTCACGCCGGGCGACTGGGTCGCGGTACACGGCTGTGGCGGCGTCGGTCTCTCCGCGGTTCACGTCGCGGACGCCCTCGGCGCGAACGTCGTCGCGGTCGATTTGGACGACGACAAACTCGCCACCGCGAGGGAACTGGGCGCGGACGAGACGATTCAGGCCGAATCGGCGCACGCCGATTCGGCGGACGTTCCGGCAGAAATCCGCAATCGCGTCGGCGAAGGTGGTGCGCACGTCTCGGTGGACGCGCTGGGTATCGCGGAAACCTGTCGAAACTCCATCGACTGTCTCCGAGAGCGCGGACAGCACGTCCAACTGGGTTTGACCACCGACGCGGAACGGGGTGAAGTGTCTCTGCCGACCGACGCGATGACGATGCGCGAAATCACCTTCCTCGGGTCGCGCGGGATGCCACAAACTCGGTACGGTGAACTCCTTCGGATGCTCGACCGGGACGTGCTTTCGCCCGGAAAACTGGTCAGCAAGACGGTTTCGTTGGAGAACGTACCGGACAGACTCGACGCCATGAACGACTTTGGAACGTCGGGAATTGAGGTCGTGGAGTTTTCGCGCTAG
- a CDS encoding helix-turn-helix domain-containing protein gives MEKQTLTSLCDLPPSAKLVFKVLEYSGAHTQKEIVERSRLSARTVRSALENLTEVGAVTEEVYIPDARQRLYRLDDSRDWEQVSCLEKAPV, from the coding sequence ATGGAAAAGCAGACCCTGACGAGCCTGTGTGACCTGCCACCGAGCGCAAAGCTCGTGTTCAAAGTGTTAGAATACAGTGGTGCCCACACACAGAAAGAAATCGTCGAGCGGTCACGGCTGTCGGCGCGAACCGTCAGGAGTGCGCTAGAGAATTTGACGGAAGTCGGTGCCGTCACGGAAGAAGTGTACATTCCGGACGCCCGTCAGCGACTCTACCGATTGGACGATAGCCGCGACTGGGAACAGGTGAGCTGTCTGGAAAAAGCGCCGGTGTAG
- a CDS encoding HVO_2901 family zinc finger protein, protein MQPELASRERATDIDRLFCRECGERFEADTATDDGWRYRCPNEDCDGSGIREDLYPVEDVLPSHR, encoded by the coding sequence ATGCAGCCTGAACTTGCAAGTCGGGAGCGCGCAACTGACATCGACCGGCTCTTCTGCAGGGAGTGTGGGGAGCGTTTCGAGGCGGATACGGCGACCGACGACGGCTGGCGGTATCGATGCCCGAACGAAGATTGTGATGGCTCGGGTATCCGCGAAGACCTCTATCCGGTAGAGGACGTACTGCCGTCGCACCGATAA
- the tuf gene encoding translation elongation factor EF-1 subunit alpha translates to MPDKPHQNLAIIGHVDHGKSTLVGRLLFETGSVPEHVIEQHKKEAEEKGKGGFEFAYVMDNLAEERERGVTIDIAHQEFDTDEYYFTIVDTPGHRDFVKNMITGASQADNAVLVVGADDGVQPQTQEHVFLARTLGIGELIVAVNKMDSVDYDEDRYREVVAEVKDLLNQVRFNTEDAEFIPISALEGDNVVDQSDNTPWYDGRVILEALNNLPEPEPPTDAPLRLPIQDVYTISGIGTVPVGRVETGILNVGESVSFQPSDVSGEVKTIEMHHEEVPEAQPGDNVGFNVRGVGKNDIRRGDVAGPADDPPKVADTFKAQIVVMQHPSVITSGYTPVFHAHTAQVACTIEALDQKINPASGEVEEEHPDFIQSGDAAVVTVRPQKPLSIEPSSDIPELGSFAVRDMGQTIAAGRVLEVNEK, encoded by the coding sequence ATGCCAGACAAGCCACACCAGAACCTAGCGATTATCGGTCACGTAGACCACGGAAAATCGACGTTGGTCGGACGCCTCCTCTTCGAAACGGGAAGCGTTCCCGAGCACGTCATCGAACAGCACAAGAAAGAAGCGGAGGAGAAGGGCAAGGGCGGATTCGAGTTCGCCTACGTGATGGACAACCTCGCGGAGGAGCGTGAACGAGGGGTAACCATCGACATCGCGCATCAGGAGTTCGACACGGACGAATACTACTTCACCATCGTGGACACGCCGGGGCACCGCGACTTCGTGAAGAACATGATTACCGGTGCGAGCCAAGCCGACAACGCAGTCCTCGTCGTCGGCGCGGACGACGGCGTCCAGCCACAAACGCAGGAACACGTCTTCCTCGCGCGGACGCTTGGCATCGGCGAACTCATCGTCGCCGTGAACAAGATGGATTCGGTCGATTACGACGAAGACCGCTACCGCGAGGTCGTCGCGGAAGTGAAAGATCTGCTGAATCAAGTGCGGTTCAATACGGAGGACGCCGAGTTCATCCCGATTTCGGCGTTGGAAGGCGACAACGTCGTAGATCAAAGCGACAATACGCCGTGGTACGACGGCCGGGTCATCCTCGAAGCACTGAACAACCTGCCGGAGCCGGAGCCGCCGACCGACGCGCCGCTCCGCCTGCCGATTCAGGACGTGTACACGATTTCCGGCATCGGAACGGTGCCGGTGGGCCGCGTCGAAACGGGAATCCTGAACGTCGGCGAATCGGTGTCGTTCCAACCGAGCGACGTGAGCGGAGAAGTGAAAACCATCGAGATGCACCACGAGGAAGTGCCGGAGGCCCAACCCGGCGACAACGTCGGGTTCAACGTCCGCGGCGTCGGCAAAAACGACATCCGTAGGGGCGACGTCGCTGGCCCGGCGGACGACCCGCCGAAGGTCGCGGACACGTTCAAAGCCCAAATCGTCGTGATGCAACACCCCTCGGTTATCACCTCGGGGTACACGCCGGTCTTCCACGCGCACACGGCGCAGGTTGCCTGCACCATCGAAGCACTCGACCAGAAAATCAATCCTGCCAGCGGCGAAGTCGAGGAGGAACATCCAGACTTCATCCAGAGCGGAGACGCCGCCGTCGTAACCGTCAGGCCGCAGAAACCGCTCTCAATCGAACCGTCGTCGGATATTCCCGAACTCGGCAGTTTCGCAGTGCGGGACATGGGCCAGACGATTGCCGCGGGGCGAGTACTGGAAGTGAACGAAAAGTAA